Genomic segment of Candidatus Effluviviaceae Genus I sp.:
GGAACGTCTCGAGGCCGAGATCGGGTTCCTCAGGATGGAGTGCGCGGGGCTCGCGGGACGCGAGCGCATCGAGCTCCACGCCACGCAGCACCTGGGTCTGCGCTACCCGGCCGGGGACGAGGTCGTCCGGTTGGGCGCCGAGCACGCCCGGACGGTCCCGGAGCAGACGATCTACGCGAGGAGGGGCGTCCGTGGTGCCGACAACGGGTAGGCACGACGCGATGGTCGTTCACGAGAGACGGCTCCGGGCGGGGATCGTGTTGGGGCTCGCCGTCTGGGTCGTCGTGCTCGCGAGGCTCTTCGTCATCCAGGTCGTCCACTCGCCGCGGCTCGCCTCGTTCGCCTCGAAGCAGCACGTCGAGCGCGTCCGGCTCGCGCCCGAGCGCGGGATCATCTACGACCGAAACCTCGTGCCCCTGTCGGACAACCTCACCGTGAGATCCGTCTGCGCTCATCCCGGGGACGTGCAGTCGCCGGCGCGGACGGCGAGGGCGCTCGCTTCCGTCCTCGGCGGGAGCGCCGAGCGCTACGCTTCGCTTCTCGCCTCGAAGAGAGCCTTCGTGTGGATCAAGCGCCAGGTCACGCCGGCCGAGGCGCGGGCGCTCGAGGAGATGCAGCTGCCCGGCATCGGCTTCCACAAGGAGAACAAGCGCGTCTATCCCTTCGGCGAGGTCGGGTGCCACGTCGTCGGGATGACCGACCTCGACGGCCAGGGGATCTGCGGCATCGAGCGGCAGCTCGACGACGATCTCTCCGGGTCGGACACGTGGGTCCTCTACTTCCTCGACAGCATGGGCCGTCGGATGGCCACGCCGGCCAGCACCAAGGCCGAACCGAGAGCGGGCGCTTCGACCGTGCTCACGATCGACATCGACCTCCAGAGCATCGCCGACGTCGAGCTCGAGCGCGCCATCCGCGAGAACAAAGCCGAGGGCGGCACCATCGTCCTCCAGGACCCGTGGACCGGCGACGTCCTCGCCATGGCCAACTGGCCGCGGTTCGATCCGAACAGGCCGCAGGCCTCGCCCGTCGCCAACCAGAAGAACCGCGCGGTCACGGACCAGTTCGAGCCGGGTTCCGTGTTCAAACTCGTCACGGCGTGCGCGGCGCTGTCCACCGGCGTGGCGGACCTGTCGTCCGTGTACCACGCAAACCGCGGGGACAAGCACTTCGGATCGTGCCGCATCCACGACTGCCATCAGGGCGGCTACGGGTGGCTCGACTTCACCGGCGCCTTCGCGAAGTCCAGCAATGTCTGCTTCGCGCAGATCGCCGAGGACGTAGGCCCCGTGTCGCTCTACGCGTGGTCGCGCGACTTCGGCTTCGGTTGCCCCACGGGCATCTCGCTGCCCGGCGAGGTCCGCGGCACGCTCCGCGAGCCCTCGCGCTGGAGCCGGCGCTCCGTCCACACGATCGGGATCGGCCAGGAGGTCGCCGTCACGGCCCTGCAGATGGTCAACGCGTACTCCGCCGTCGCCAACGGCGGCTCGCTCATGGAGCCCAGGATCGTCCGCGCCGTCATCGGTGAGGACGGGCGCGTGCTGCAGGCGTCGGAGCCGGTCATCGTCCGCGAGGTTGTCGCGCCGGCCGTCGCGGCGGAGGTGCGGGAGCTCATGGTCGCGGTCACGGAGCGGGGAACGGGCAAGAAGGCGGCCGTCTCGGAGCTCACGGTGGCCGGGAAGACCGGGACCGCGCAGAAGGCGCTGCCCGACGGTCGCGGGTACTCGCGCGATGGCGCCATGTCGTCGTTCGCCGGTTTCGCGCCGGCCGACGCGCCGGAGATCGTCTGCCTCGTCGTGATCGATGAACCCGAGGGACGCGGGCTTGCCGGAGACGTGGCCGCGCCCGTGTTCGCGCGCGTCGTCGAGCGCATCGTGCGCGGCCCGGCGCGCGAGGACGTCGCGGCGGCGGACGCGAGGAGCCGCGACGCCCGGCCGCGCGTGGGCGGGCTCTACGCCGGGCCCGAGATGGAGCAGCGCAGAGCGAGGGGACTCACGACCGACGCCCCGGTCCGGCACGCAGCCGCCTACGCGAGCTACCTCACGGCCCCGAACCGCGGGGCGCTCGATGCTCTTGCCGGCGACGCCGCGCAGGGCCTGCGCGAGGCGCTGGTCGTGGCGCCCGCCGAGCCCGCGGCCGCGCTCGAGGTGCCCGACCTGCGCGGCATGAGCATCAGGCTGGCGCGCAGGACTGCGGCCCAGTCCGGTCTCGTGCTCGCGTTCGAGGGAAGCGGAGTCGTTCACCGCCAGTCGCCCGTCCCGGGGAGCCACGCGCGGCCCGGCGACAGGGTCGTCGTCACGTGCTCGCTGTGATGCCGTGGAGGATCTGGTGCGCCCGCCCGACGCCAACCACCGGATGAACGGAGACGCGCCCGCCGTGCCGCTCGGCGACCTCCTGCGGAGATCGTCCGTCGGGGGCGGCGCGAGGGCGCCCGAGGCGATCGTGCGCTCCGTCGAGTACGACTCGCGGCGCGTCGGGGAGGGGTGCCTCTTCGTGGCGATCACCGGCTTCGTGACGGACGGCCACAGGTTCGTGGAGGAGGCGGCGCGTCGGGGCGCCGTCGCGGCGCTCGTCGAGAAGAAGGTCGGGGCCTCGATCCCCGAGATCGTCGTCCCGGACACCCGCGCCGCCCTCGGGCTCGTTGCGCACGAGTTCTACGGCCGGCCGTCCGAACGGCTCAAGGTGCACACCATCACGGGAACGAACGGCAAGACGACCGCCTCGTGCCTCGTCGACTCGATCCTGCGGGCCGACGGGGCGCGCACGGGTGTCATCGGGACGCTGGGCTACCGCGTGGACGATCGGCGCTACCCCGGCGACCGCACGAGCCCGGAGTCGCTCGACCTGGCGAAGCTCATGGCCTCCATGGTGGACGTGGAGGTTGCGGCCGTCACCATGGAGGTGTCCTCGCACGCGCTTGCGCTCAAGCGCGCCGAGGGCATGAAGATCGACACGGCCACCTTCACGAACCTCTCGCGCGACCATCTCGACTTTCACGGCAGCCTCGAGAAGTACGCGGCGGCCAAGAGGCTGCTCTTCGAGGCCCTGGCCGGAGCCGCGTGGAAGCCCGGCTCCACCGCGATCGTGAACGCCGATGACCCGTGCGGACGGGACATCGTCGCGTCGCTGCGGTCGTCCCCGCGCGTGCGCACGCTCACCTTCGGGATGTCCCAGGGCGACATCCACGCGTCGTCGGTGAGGAGCACGGCGGCCGGCACCGAGGCCCTGTTCGTGACCCCGGCCGGCGCGATCGAGGTTCGCCTCAGGCTCATCTCGGCGTTCAACGTCATGAACGCGCTCGCGGCGACCGGCGTGGCGGTCTCGCAGAACATCGGGTCCGATGCCATCGCGGCCGGCCTCGAGGCCGTCGACCGCGTCGAGGGCCGGCTTCAGCTCGTTGACGGCGGGCAGGACTTCACGGTCGTCGTCGACTACGCCCACACGCCCGACGCCCTCGAGAAGGTGATCGGCGCGCTGCGTGAGCTCTCGCCGCGGCGCCTCCTCGTCGTCTTCGGATGCGGGGGCGACCGCGACCGCGGCAAGCGCCCGCTCATGGGCGCGATCGCGGCCGGCGCCGCCGACCTCGCGATCGTCACGTCCGACAACCCGCGCACCGAGAGCCCCGGCGCGATCATCGAAGACATCCTCGCCGGCACGAAGGGCGAGGACGCGCGCGCCGAGATCGAGGTCATCGAGAACAGGCGCGACGCGATCCGGCGGGCGGTCGCCGCGGCGTCGGCCGGGGACATCGTCCTCGTGGCCGGCAAGGGGCACGAGGACTACCAGATCGTCGGCACCGAGAAGCTCCGCTTCGACGACCGGGAGGAGGTGCTGGCCGCCGTGGCGGACCTGCGGTCGGGCCGGCTGTAGATGGAGAGCGTTCGCCTTGTCGACGTCGCGCAAGCGCTGGGCGTGCCCGCAGGGGAGGCGGGCGATGTCATGGTGACCGGAGTCTCCACCGACTCGAGGGCCGTCGGCGCGGGCGAGGTGTTCTTCGCCGTCCGCGGGGAGCGGTTCGACGGCCACGCCTTCGTCGGCGACGCGTTCGCGCGCGGCGCTGTCGCGGCCGTCGTTTCCGAGACCGCGGCGACAAAGAGCATCTCCGGTCGGACCCTTGTCGTCCGCGACACCGTCTCGGCGCTCGGCGACCTCGCGGCGTGGTACCGGCGGCGCTTCGCGCTCGACGTCGTCGGCGTCACGGGGACG
This window contains:
- a CDS encoding cell division protein FtsL, which gives rise to MRRGARIAVRLSSVHARGVVLWVAALATGMICVWEHIYASRLASSIEGLEDRKERLEAEIGFLRMECAGLAGRERIELHATQHLGLRYPAGDEVVRLGAEHARTVPEQTIYARRGVRGADNG
- a CDS encoding transpeptidase family protein — protein: MVPTTGRHDAMVVHERRLRAGIVLGLAVWVVVLARLFVIQVVHSPRLASFASKQHVERVRLAPERGIIYDRNLVPLSDNLTVRSVCAHPGDVQSPARTARALASVLGGSAERYASLLASKRAFVWIKRQVTPAEARALEEMQLPGIGFHKENKRVYPFGEVGCHVVGMTDLDGQGICGIERQLDDDLSGSDTWVLYFLDSMGRRMATPASTKAEPRAGASTVLTIDIDLQSIADVELERAIRENKAEGGTIVLQDPWTGDVLAMANWPRFDPNRPQASPVANQKNRAVTDQFEPGSVFKLVTACAALSTGVADLSSVYHANRGDKHFGSCRIHDCHQGGYGWLDFTGAFAKSSNVCFAQIAEDVGPVSLYAWSRDFGFGCPTGISLPGEVRGTLREPSRWSRRSVHTIGIGQEVAVTALQMVNAYSAVANGGSLMEPRIVRAVIGEDGRVLQASEPVIVREVVAPAVAAEVRELMVAVTERGTGKKAAVSELTVAGKTGTAQKALPDGRGYSRDGAMSSFAGFAPADAPEIVCLVVIDEPEGRGLAGDVAAPVFARVVERIVRGPAREDVAAADARSRDARPRVGGLYAGPEMEQRRARGLTTDAPVRHAAAYASYLTAPNRGALDALAGDAAQGLREALVVAPAEPAAALEVPDLRGMSIRLARRTAAQSGLVLAFEGSGVVHRQSPVPGSHARPGDRVVVTCSL
- a CDS encoding UDP-N-acetylmuramoyl-L-alanyl-D-glutamate--2,6-diaminopimelate ligase; protein product: MRPPDANHRMNGDAPAVPLGDLLRRSSVGGGARAPEAIVRSVEYDSRRVGEGCLFVAITGFVTDGHRFVEEAARRGAVAALVEKKVGASIPEIVVPDTRAALGLVAHEFYGRPSERLKVHTITGTNGKTTASCLVDSILRADGARTGVIGTLGYRVDDRRYPGDRTSPESLDLAKLMASMVDVEVAAVTMEVSSHALALKRAEGMKIDTATFTNLSRDHLDFHGSLEKYAAAKRLLFEALAGAAWKPGSTAIVNADDPCGRDIVASLRSSPRVRTLTFGMSQGDIHASSVRSTAAGTEALFVTPAGAIEVRLRLISAFNVMNALAATGVAVSQNIGSDAIAAGLEAVDRVEGRLQLVDGGQDFTVVVDYAHTPDALEKVIGALRELSPRRLLVVFGCGGDRDRGKRPLMGAIAAGAADLAIVTSDNPRTESPGAIIEDILAGTKGEDARAEIEVIENRRDAIRRAVAAASAGDIVLVAGKGHEDYQIVGTEKLRFDDREEVLAAVADLRSGRL